In Nostoc piscinale CENA21, the genomic stretch CATTGGCAACTTTGTAGAATCCCGCCTCAAAACCAACATCACGACTTTAGAACTCCATGATAGTGATGCGGTTCAAACTTTATCTTTAGATCCCGACAGCCAAACTGTTTGTTGGCAACCTGTACGGCGAATATTTAAACGACGTAGCCAATATTTGATTACTATTCGTACAGCATTGGGACGTACTTTGGTGGTTACGCCAGACCATCCAATGTTAATTCGCTCCAATGGTGAATGGGATGTGGCAGTAGCTCAGTCTTTAAAAGTCGGTGATGAAATCCCGTTAATAACTGCATGGCCACAATTAACAGCAGAAAAAGACACAGCCTTAGATTTGCTGACTGGTTTAAATCCAGAAACTGCCATTGCTAAAGATGTATATGTACAGCTACCCGAAAATTGGCAAGTCACAGAGGCGGTACGTACTGCGTTGAGATTACTCGAACCTGCTGTTTACAAACGCCATCAATACTTATCTACAGGTAGATTTCCTCTGGCATACTTTTTGGCTTTGGAACTACTGCTGAATGTTCCTCGTAGCGATATCCGCTTATTCCGGCGCGGTAAAGCTAATTATATGAATGCAGTTATTCAGCCAAATAAATTGTTTGCCCGGTTAATTGGCTATTTTCTCTCAGAAGGCTGTGCTGCTAAAAACGGAAATACCTACAAAATTATTTTCACCTTCGCCCATCATGAAACAGAGTATGTTGAGGATGCGATCGCTGGTCTAAAATACTTGGGGTTACGCCCTTGTGTAGAAAAACGTGCTTCTACCATTGCTGTTTACGCAACTTCTTGGCTATTCGGGCATTTCTTGAAGAATGTTTGGCAATGCGGCACAGAAGCCAGCAACAAAGCATTCCCTAACTTTGTCTTCCAGTGGTCACAAGAATTGCAGTATGAAGTCCTCAAAGGCTTATTCCGGGGTGATGGTTCTATGACCACCAAAACCGACGGTAATCACGCCAAAATTAGTTTTGCTACCACTAGCCGCAAGTTATTTGAGCAAACAGTCCTTTTGCTGCAAACTCAAGGAATCATCCCATATATTTATTGCCAACCAGTAGGCGAAGCAGAAATTGAGGGACGCAAGCACATCCGCAAACCCTTATGGCAATTGGAAGTTAGTAATTTTGCGGCATTAAAAGCCTTAGCCACAGTTTTTAGTCAAGAGCGAAATCAGGAATTAGCTGTAGCTTTAAATCGTTACAGTGGTACTAAACATTCATTTCCTCGGTTTACCAAGTCGGCAGCAGATGTAGCTACTGTCAAGATTAAGAGTATCGCACACCAAACCGTTGCCGAATGTGATGTCTATGATGTGGAGGTAGATAATACACATCTTTTTGTGACTTCATCGGGGATAGTGACACACAACTGCGTCGGCGTTCCGACTGTTGGTGGCGAAGTCTACTTTGACCCTGCTTATGCTGGAAATCCTTTAGTTAACGTCATGGCTTTGGGATTGATGGAAACGCCGGAAATTGTGAAATCTGGGGCATCGGGTATCGGTAATCCTGTATTGTATGTGGGTTCTACCACCGGACGCGATGGAATGGGTGGTGCAAGCTTCGCCAGTGCCGAATTAACTGATGCGTCGATGGATGACCGTCCGGCGGTGCAAGTCGGCGACCCATTTTTAGAAAAGTCGTTAATTGAAGCTTGTCTAGAAGCGTTTAAAACTGGTGCAGTCGTCGCTGCCCAAGATATGGGTGCAGCCGGGATTACCTGTTCTACCTCCGAAATGGCAGCTAAAGGCGGTGTCGGCATTGAATTAGATTTAAATAAGATTCCGGTGCGGGAAACGGGGATGGTTCCCTACGAATATTTGCTGTCGGAATCGCAAGAAAGAATGCTGTTTGTTGCCCACAAAGGCCGGGAACAGGAGTTAATTGATATTTTTCACCGTTGGGGACTTCATGCGGTGGTGGCTGGGACAGTAATTGCTGAACCCATCGTCAGGATTTTATTCCGGGGTAAAATTGCGGCGGAAATTCCGGCTGATGCTTTGGCAGAAAATACGCCACTTTATGAACGTGAGTTGTTAGCGGAACCGCCAGAATATGCCTGTCAAGCTTGGACATGGACAGCCGATAGTTTACCTGCTTGCACAGCTGCGGGGATCGGTAGCCACAGTTGGAATGATATCTTATTGACTTTACTCAATACACCTACGATCGCCTCGAAAAATTGGGTATACCGTCAATACGACCATCAAGTACAAAACAATACTGTTGCTCTTCCTGGTGGTGCAGATGCGGCTGTGGTTCGCTTACGTCCATTAGAAGCCATCCCCAATCTCACATCACCAAATCTTAAATCTGCCGTTGCTGCTACAGTAGATTGCAATCCCCGCTATGTTTACCTTGATCCCTACGAAGGTGCTAAGGCGGTAGTCGCAGAAGCAGCACGTAATCTTAGTTGTGTGGGTGCAGAACCTTTAGCTGTTACCGATAACCTGAATTTTGGCAGTCCCGAAAAACCCATTGGTTATTGGCAATTAGCCGAAGCTTGTCGCGGTTTAGCAGAAGGTTGTCGAGAACTAGCCACACCAGTCACAGGGGGAAATGTCTCTCTTTACAATGAAACTGTCGATTCCCAAGGCAACCCCCAACCAATTTATCCGACTCCTGTGGTGGGAATGGTGGGTTTAATTCCTGATTTCACCAAAATTTGCGGTCAAGCTTGGCAAGCAAGCGGTGATGTGATTTATTTACTGGGATTAACTGTACAGTCCAAAGTGGAATTAGGCGCATCCGAATATCTGGCTACCATCCACAATACTGTAGCTGGAAGACCACCAAGGGTAAATTTTGATTTGGAACGCCGTGTGCAGAAGGTTTGCCGTGATGGTATTCGTTCTGGTTGGGTGCGTTCAGCCCATGATTGCGCTGAGGGC encodes the following:
- the purL gene encoding phosphoribosylformylglycinamidine synthase subunit PurL codes for the protein MTTTPKDPFSPQEIAAEGIKPEEYAEIVRRLGRHPNKAELGMFGVMWSEHCCYKNSRPLLKQFPTTGPRILVGPGENAGVVDLGEGLRLAFKIESHNHPSAVEPFQGAATGVGGILRDIFTMGARPIALLNSLRFGSLDDPKTQRLFTGVVSGISHYGNCLVSDETFIWKNQDGIHFDTIGNFVESRLKTNITTLELHDSDAVQTLSLDPDSQTVCWQPVRRIFKRRSQYLITIRTALGRTLVVTPDHPMLIRSNGEWDVAVAQSLKVGDEIPLITAWPQLTAEKDTALDLLTGLNPETAIAKDVYVQLPENWQVTEAVRTALRLLEPAVYKRHQYLSTGRFPLAYFLALELLLNVPRSDIRLFRRGKANYMNAVIQPNKLFARLIGYFLSEGCAAKNGNTYKIIFTFAHHETEYVEDAIAGLKYLGLRPCVEKRASTIAVYATSWLFGHFLKNVWQCGTEASNKAFPNFVFQWSQELQYEVLKGLFRGDGSMTTKTDGNHAKISFATTSRKLFEQTVLLLQTQGIIPYIYCQPVGEAEIEGRKHIRKPLWQLEVSNFAALKALATVFSQERNQELAVALNRYSGTKHSFPRFTKSAADVATVKIKSIAHQTVAECDVYDVEVDNTHLFVTSSGIVTHNCVGVPTVGGEVYFDPAYAGNPLVNVMALGLMETPEIVKSGASGIGNPVLYVGSTTGRDGMGGASFASAELTDASMDDRPAVQVGDPFLEKSLIEACLEAFKTGAVVAAQDMGAAGITCSTSEMAAKGGVGIELDLNKIPVRETGMVPYEYLLSESQERMLFVAHKGREQELIDIFHRWGLHAVVAGTVIAEPIVRILFRGKIAAEIPADALAENTPLYERELLAEPPEYACQAWTWTADSLPACTAAGIGSHSWNDILLTLLNTPTIASKNWVYRQYDHQVQNNTVALPGGADAAVVRLRPLEAIPNLTSPNLKSAVAATVDCNPRYVYLDPYEGAKAVVAEAARNLSCVGAEPLAVTDNLNFGSPEKPIGYWQLAEACRGLAEGCRELATPVTGGNVSLYNETVDSQGNPQPIYPTPVVGMVGLIPDFTKICGQAWQASGDVIYLLGLTVQSKVELGASEYLATIHNTVAGRPPRVNFDLERRVQKVCRDGIRSGWVRSAHDCAEGGLVVALAESSIAGNLGAEVQLDISPNQLQRLDEVLFGEAGARIIVSVGSEHQEIWESYLQEHLTHEWQKLGMVGNYGDGLTVLTTDNQTLIAVSMEDIKDRYNNAIAKRLAAHTQA